The genomic DNA GGAAATGTCTTTTCAGGACCAACATGCAATTTGCCGGAGATGCCCGTAGTATAGCCAGCTTCTTTCAGCAAGGCTGGAATTGTTTTGTCGTACAGTTTCTCATGAATCTGGAAACCGACTCCCGCATTCAGTAAGCCATACTGACCATTGGTGTGCGGATACAGCCCTGTAAACATCGCACTTCGAGAGGGACTGCAAGAGGCCTGGGCAACGTAAGCGTTTTCAAAGAGTCGACTGCGTTTGGCCAATGTATCCAAGCGAGGAGTTTTCGCTGCAGTGTCCCTATAACAGCCGAGTTGCATTCCCATATCATCAGCCGTGATTAAGAGAATATTGAGAGGTTCATCGGCATTTAATGAAATTGCAGAGATAATTACGCTGAAATTCAGCAGAATGATAATCGTGAAGAATCTGAGAAATGCCATCAATTTTCTCCGGGGGAAGGAAAGGATCTGTTCGTCAGGGATTGGGAATTGTCTATAATCGACTGACCCTGATCCATAAGTAAGAGTTTAACTGAGAATTGCAGGATTGGAAACCAAGTCTGCTGAGTTGAATTTAAGGAAGTTCGGAAGAATGTTGACTATGCCTCGCCGGATGAAATATGGAAACTGTCCATGCTGTCGTCGCGAAACATTGTTGACGTTTCATCATCTCATTCCCCAGAAAATGCACCGACGACCCCATTTCCAGAAGAAGTACACGAAGGAAGAATTGAACCGTGGGATTTGCGTTTGCCGGTTGTGCCACAATGGGATCCATGACCGGTTTGATGAGATGACCCTCGCCAAGAATTTTTCCACTTACGAACTCCTGATGGCCGATGATTCGCTGCAAAAACATTTTGGCTGGGTTGCCAAACAGAAAACAAAAACAGGTCAGCTATCGAAAGAGGCGGGATGATGGAATCACGATACTACTTGAGAACGTTAGGGACAGTGACCAGTCTGCTGATGCTGATTGCATTATTAGGATGTCAGAAAAAAACTCCTGTAAAACAAGTGAGCATTGAACAGTCGTCAGTTTCTTTCTCCGAAAAAAATCTGTCGCACTTAAAATCCGAATGGCCCGGCTGGCGAGGTCCCGATCAAAGCGGAGTTGCCGGAGAAGCAGACACACCGACGCATTGGAGCGAGACCGAAAATGTGAAATGGCGGGTCGATGTTCCCGGCCGCGGAAACGCATCTCCTGTGATTGTCAATAATCGCATCTATCTCGCGACCGCCGATGATTCTGCTCAGAAACAAAAGATCGTTGCTTTTGATATCACAGATGGCAGTCAACTCTGGTCGACCACAGTGAATGAAGGTGGGTTTCCTTCCTCCGGACAAATGCATCCGAAAAGCACACACGCCAATGGCACAGTTCTTTGTGATGGAACGCGTGTGATCACCGCGTCCCTGCATCACGAAAAGATTACGGCTTATGCTTTGAATGTTGAAACAGGCAAGATCATCTGGACGCAGGAACTTGGCGCGTTCAATTCAAAATTTGGATACGCCCCCTCTCCCGTTTTATACAACTCATTTGTGATCTTTGCCTGCGATAATCATGGCGGAGGATATCTGTGTGCTCTCGATACCGAATCAGGAGAGCTGGCCTGGCGAGTGGAACGACCACTGGCGAGCACATATTCCTCTCCTCGAATTGCGAACGTCGGCGGGAAGGATCAACTATTGATTTCCGGAGGCGAAAAAATCATCAGTTACGATCCCCGCACCGGAAAAGAGAACTGGCAGACACCCGGCACGGCCGATGCAACTTGTGGAACTGTTGTTGTGGCTAAGGATCTCATCATTGCCAGTGGCGGTTATCCACAAAGCCAGACGATTGCTCTTGATAGTGCAGGGCAGAAACAATGGGAGGTGAAGACGAAACTCTATGAGCCATCATTGATTACTGTTGGAGATACACTCTTCGGAATCACCGACAAAGGAATTGCCTATTGCTGGGATGTTACAACAGGAGCCGAGCAGTGGAAGGAACGGCTCGGAGGAAACTTCTCAGCCTCTCCTGTGGCGGTTGGTGATACGATTTATGTTTCGAATTTGGAAGGACAAACTTTTGTATTCAAGGCCAATCCTTCAAGCTTTCAGCAAATTTCAGTAAATCGCCTCGGAACGGATTGTTACGCCAGCCCGGCAGTATATGATGGAAACATCTACCTGCGAATCGGAACTGGGAACGGTCAGAGTCGCCAGGAAGAACTTGTCTGCCTGAGTCGGCAGCCGAGTGGGAATTCGAGTCAAAATTGATTGGAAATAAAATGGACGATTCCTCATCTACAAGCGATCCTCATCGTCTTAATGAGAACATTATTGAAATTTACCGCGCGAGAAATCTCAGCGAAGCCCAAATGCTGGTGAATGTTCTGGCTGACCAGGGGATTGAAGCTCAAATTGGTGGAGCAAGTTCTTCTGGTGGTTATGCCGAAGTGGTGGGCTGGCATGGTTCCCCTCAAGTACTTGCCTTTGAAAATGATCGCAATAAAGCCCGGGCAATTATTGAAGAGTATTTGAACATTACACTTGATGAAATTGAGTAAGAGTATGAATCGAATTGTTTTGGGAATGTTCCTGCTGAGCAGTTTAATTTCTGGAAGCAATCTGGAGGCTGGAAAATACAATCCCGATCGAAGCATCGGAGATCATTTTGCAGGCTTCGACGCTCTTCCCGCTACTGATGACAAATCGTATTCCACAAAAGATTTCAAAGATGCGGATGTGCTCGTAATTGCTTTCACCTGCAACAGTTGCCCGTATGCCGAAGATTATGAATCCCGTTTTGAACAGTTTCAAAAGAAATACGCGAAGAACAATCGTGTCAAATTTGTGGCGATCAACTGCAATCTTGTGAAGGCAGATTCGCTGGAGAAAATGAAAGAGAAAGCAGAGGAAGCGGGCTTTACGTTTCCCTATCTGTTCGATGAAAGTCAGCAAACCGGACGTGATCTCGGAGCACTCCGTACACCTGAATGTTTCGTGTTGAATAAGGCTCGCAACATTGCCTACATGGGAGCTTTTGACGATAGTACGAATGCTTCTGAAGTGAAACAGCAATACGTGGTTGACGCTGTCGAAGCGTTGCTACAGGGGGATCAGCCAGAAATTAGAGAAACGCCCCCGATCGGATGTTTGATTCGATACAAACGTGTCCGGTAAGTAGCTGCATAAGATAAAAGTAAAACAGCCGCGAAATCTTTACTTTCGCGGCTGTTTGCTCGTCAACACAAGTTGAGTTGAACTATGCGTTGATTTCGTAGCCCTTGCGTTGCTCGCGGGACTGCATGCTGTTGGCTTGTTCGTCGCCGACGATCTGCTCGTTTTCTGCATCCCAGTTCAACTGACGATCGAGTCGAATTGTAATGTTAGCCAGGTGACAGGTTGTCATGGCTCGAT from Rubinisphaera italica includes the following:
- a CDS encoding PQQ-binding-like beta-propeller repeat protein, with translation MMESRYYLRTLGTVTSLLMLIALLGCQKKTPVKQVSIEQSSVSFSEKNLSHLKSEWPGWRGPDQSGVAGEADTPTHWSETENVKWRVDVPGRGNASPVIVNNRIYLATADDSAQKQKIVAFDITDGSQLWSTTVNEGGFPSSGQMHPKSTHANGTVLCDGTRVITASLHHEKITAYALNVETGKIIWTQELGAFNSKFGYAPSPVLYNSFVIFACDNHGGGYLCALDTESGELAWRVERPLASTYSSPRIANVGGKDQLLISGGEKIISYDPRTGKENWQTPGTADATCGTVVVAKDLIIASGGYPQSQTIALDSAGQKQWEVKTKLYEPSLITVGDTLFGITDKGIAYCWDVTTGAEQWKERLGGNFSASPVAVGDTIYVSNLEGQTFVFKANPSSFQQISVNRLGTDCYASPAVYDGNIYLRIGTGNGQSRQEELVCLSRQPSGNSSQN
- a CDS encoding putative signal transducing protein, which encodes MDDSSSTSDPHRLNENIIEIYRARNLSEAQMLVNVLADQGIEAQIGGASSSGGYAEVVGWHGSPQVLAFENDRNKARAIIEEYLNITLDEIE
- a CDS encoding thioredoxin family protein, translating into MNRIVLGMFLLSSLISGSNLEAGKYNPDRSIGDHFAGFDALPATDDKSYSTKDFKDADVLVIAFTCNSCPYAEDYESRFEQFQKKYAKNNRVKFVAINCNLVKADSLEKMKEKAEEAGFTFPYLFDESQQTGRDLGALRTPECFVLNKARNIAYMGAFDDSTNASEVKQQYVVDAVEALLQGDQPEIRETPPIGCLIRYKRVR